The Streptomyces sp. NL15-2K genome contains a region encoding:
- a CDS encoding carbohydrate ABC transporter permease, which yields MTQVLDRPVELTAPTSAERTARRRAVLEWIAIHSLGLAAALFFTLPFVFVFLTSLMSDTQALSRDLIPHTWEWGNYREVFDTPGFLTWWRNTLLYAGAGTVLTVVSSIPVAYALAKFRFRGRNLSLMLVISMMMLPPQVVIIPMYLFWAKQLDLSGTLWPLIIPMAFGDAFSIFLLRQFLTTIPNEYLDAARVDGCGELRTLLKVVLPMAKPGIAAVALFQFFYAWNDYFGPQIYASENPGAWTLSYGLESFKGAHHTDWNLTMAATVLVMAPVILVFFFAQKAFVEGVTLTGVKG from the coding sequence ATGACCCAAGTACTGGACAGGCCCGTCGAGTTGACGGCACCCACGTCGGCGGAACGCACGGCGCGCCGCAGGGCCGTACTCGAATGGATCGCGATCCACTCCCTCGGACTCGCCGCGGCCCTCTTCTTCACCCTCCCCTTCGTGTTCGTGTTCCTGACGTCCCTCATGAGCGACACCCAGGCCCTCAGCCGCGACCTGATCCCGCACACCTGGGAGTGGGGCAACTACCGCGAGGTCTTCGACACGCCGGGCTTCCTGACCTGGTGGAGGAACACGCTCCTGTACGCCGGCGCGGGCACCGTCCTCACCGTCGTGTCCTCGATTCCCGTGGCGTACGCGCTCGCCAAGTTCCGCTTCCGGGGCCGCAATCTGTCGCTCATGCTGGTGATCTCGATGATGATGCTGCCGCCGCAGGTGGTCATCATCCCGATGTACCTGTTCTGGGCGAAGCAGCTGGACCTGTCCGGCACGCTGTGGCCGCTGATCATCCCGATGGCGTTCGGTGACGCGTTCTCGATATTCCTCCTACGCCAATTCCTGACGACCATCCCGAACGAGTACCTGGACGCGGCGAGGGTGGACGGCTGCGGCGAGCTGCGCACGCTCCTGAAAGTCGTCCTCCCCATGGCGAAACCGGGAATCGCCGCCGTAGCCCTCTTCCAGTTCTTCTACGCCTGGAACGACTACTTCGGCCCCCAGATCTACGCCTCCGAGAACCCCGGCGCCTGGACCCTCTCCTACGGCCTGGAGTCGTTCAAGGGCGCGCACCACACCGACTGGAACCTGACCATGGCCGCCACCGTTCTGGTCATGGCCCCCGTGATCCTCGTGTTCTTCTTCGCGCAGAAGGCGTTCGTCGAGGGCGTCACGCTCACCGGAGTGAAGGGTTAA
- a CDS encoding sugar ABC transporter permease, with translation MSTITLASKRRRSALRTAAFMSPWLIGFAVFFAYPLISTVYFSFMHYDGFKPPTWSGTKNWTYVFEHYPLFWPALRNTLWLVLVMVTLRVAFGLGVGILITKIKTGTGVFRTLFYLPYLAPPVAATMAFAFLLNPGTGPVNSILESIGLPAPGWFNDPSWSKPALTLLALWGIGDLMVIFMAALLDVPQEQYEAAELDGASAWQRFRYVTLPNISPIVMFAVVTGVIQTMQYYAQPLIAGKVASGVIQGAGTQFEPGYPDKSTLTLPQLVYNLGFQRFDYGSACVVALVLFALSMAFTAFLMRRRGGLIQAGD, from the coding sequence ATGAGTACGATCACGCTCGCGTCGAAGCGCCGCCGGTCGGCGCTTCGTACGGCCGCCTTCATGTCGCCCTGGCTGATCGGCTTCGCGGTCTTCTTCGCGTATCCGCTGATCTCTACGGTCTATTTCTCGTTCATGCACTACGACGGCTTCAAACCGCCGACGTGGAGCGGAACGAAAAACTGGACATACGTCTTCGAGCACTACCCCCTCTTCTGGCCCGCCCTGCGCAACACCCTGTGGCTGGTCCTCGTCATGGTCACTCTCCGGGTCGCCTTCGGCCTGGGCGTCGGCATCCTGATCACGAAGATCAAGACGGGCACGGGTGTCTTCCGCACCCTGTTCTACCTGCCGTACCTCGCCCCGCCCGTGGCGGCCACCATGGCTTTCGCCTTCCTCCTCAATCCCGGCACGGGCCCGGTCAACTCGATACTCGAGAGCATCGGGCTGCCGGCCCCCGGCTGGTTCAACGACCCCTCCTGGTCCAAGCCGGCCCTCACCCTGCTCGCCCTGTGGGGCATCGGCGACCTGATGGTCATCTTCATGGCCGCGCTGCTCGACGTACCGCAGGAGCAGTACGAGGCGGCCGAGCTGGACGGGGCCTCGGCGTGGCAGCGCTTCCGCTACGTCACCCTCCCCAACATCTCGCCGATCGTCATGTTCGCCGTGGTCACCGGCGTGATCCAGACGATGCAGTACTACGCGCAGCCGCTGATCGCCGGAAAGGTCGCCTCGGGCGTGATCCAGGGCGCGGGCACGCAGTTCGAGCCCGGCTACCCGGACAAGTCCACGCTCACCCTCCCCCAGCTCGTCTACAACCTCGGCTTCCAGCGCTTCGACTACGGCTCCGCGTGCGTCGTCGCCCTCGTCCTCTTCGCCCTCTCCATGGCCTTCACCGCGTTCCTGATGCGGCGCCGGGGCGGTCTCATCCAGGCAGGTGACTGA
- a CDS encoding ROK family transcriptional regulator produces MAGTAGTPGTPRVLRAMNDRAALDLLLEHGPLSRTRIGKLTGLSKPTASQLLARLEASGLVLATGTSEGRPGPNAQLYEVNPAAAYAAGLDVSPERILAAVADVTGRTVGSYELPTPEKRPTQPVVRQVTDALDGAVKVAGLARDDVHRVVIGTPGAFDPNTGRLRYAAHLPGWHSPTLLDELAAALPMPVEYENDVNLVAVAEQRLGAARGHGDFVLLWNEGGLGAALVLGGRLHRGWTGGAGEVGFLPVPGAPLVRQVSKAGSGGFQELAGSQALPALARELGVDDIPSGPYAEVAAALVARAAEADDGPHRRLLETYATNLATGLASLVSVLDPELVVLSGASLTSGGEPLRALVQAELAELAAPRPRLVIGDVREHPVLRGALESALAATRDEVFDTSR; encoded by the coding sequence ATGGCAGGAACCGCAGGCACCCCCGGCACCCCGCGCGTCCTGCGTGCCATGAACGACCGGGCTGCCCTGGACCTCCTCCTGGAGCACGGGCCGCTGTCCCGTACGCGGATCGGTAAGCTCACCGGCCTTTCGAAGCCGACCGCATCCCAGCTCCTGGCTCGCCTGGAGGCCTCGGGGCTGGTTCTCGCGACCGGTACCAGTGAGGGCCGGCCGGGGCCCAACGCCCAGTTGTACGAGGTCAACCCGGCCGCCGCCTACGCCGCCGGGCTCGACGTCAGCCCCGAGCGCATCCTCGCCGCCGTCGCCGACGTCACCGGCCGCACGGTGGGGTCGTACGAACTCCCGACCCCGGAGAAACGTCCCACCCAGCCCGTCGTACGGCAGGTCACCGACGCCCTCGACGGCGCGGTCAAGGTGGCGGGGCTCGCCCGTGACGACGTCCATCGGGTCGTCATCGGCACCCCCGGCGCCTTCGACCCCAACACCGGCCGCCTGCGCTACGCCGCCCACCTCCCCGGCTGGCACTCCCCCACGCTGCTCGACGAACTCGCCGCCGCTCTACCCATGCCGGTCGAGTACGAGAACGACGTCAACCTCGTCGCCGTGGCCGAACAGCGGCTGGGGGCGGCCCGGGGGCACGGGGACTTCGTGCTGTTGTGGAACGAAGGGGGCCTGGGTGCCGCCCTGGTCCTCGGCGGGCGGCTGCACCGGGGCTGGACCGGCGGTGCCGGCGAGGTCGGCTTCCTGCCGGTGCCGGGCGCGCCCCTGGTCCGCCAGGTGAGCAAGGCCGGCAGCGGCGGTTTCCAGGAGCTCGCCGGTTCGCAGGCCCTGCCCGCGCTGGCCCGTGAACTCGGCGTCGACGACATCCCGTCGGGGCCGTACGCCGAGGTCGCCGCCGCCCTCGTCGCCCGCGCCGCGGAGGCCGACGACGGTCCCCACCGGCGCCTGCTGGAGACCTACGCGACGAACCTCGCCACCGGTCTCGCCTCCCTCGTCTCCGTCCTCGACCCCGAACTCGTCGTCCTCAGCGGAGCCTCGCTGACCTCGGGCGGCGAACCCCTGCGCGCCCTCGTCCAGGCCGAACTGGCGGAGCTGGCCGCACCCCGACCCCGGCTCGTCATCGGCGACGTCCGTGAACACCCTGTGCTGCGCGGCGCGTTGGAGAGCGCACTCGCGGCCACCCGCGACGAGGTTTTCGACACCTCCCGCTGA
- a CDS encoding 6-phospho-beta-glucosidase: MKLTVVGGGSTYTPELIDGFARLRDTLPIEELVLVDPAAGRLELVGGLARRIFARQGHDGRIVTTDNLDAGVEGADAVLLQLRVGGQAAREQDETWPLECGCVGQETTGAGGLAKALRTVPVVLDIAERVRRTNPDAWIIDFTNPVGIVTRALLQAGHKAVGLCNVAIGLQRKFAALLGMEPRDVHLDHIGLNHLTWETGVRLGGPEGEDVLPELLSDHGDKIAADLHLPRPLLDHLGVVPSYYLRYYYAHDEVVRELRTKPSRAAEVAAMERRLLEMYADPALDSKPDLLAKRGGAYYSEAAVDLAAGLLGGGGSPYQVVNTYNRGTLPFLPSDAVIEVQAAVGGKGATPLPVPTVDPLYAGLMASVTTYEDLALEAALRGGRERVFRALLAHPLIAQYEYAESLTDRLIAHNREHLAWA; encoded by the coding sequence ATGAAACTCACCGTGGTCGGCGGAGGCTCGACCTACACACCGGAACTCATCGACGGCTTCGCGCGCCTGAGGGACACCCTTCCCATCGAGGAACTGGTCCTGGTGGACCCGGCGGCCGGGCGACTGGAGCTGGTGGGCGGACTGGCCCGCCGCATCTTCGCCCGCCAGGGCCACGACGGCCGGATCGTCACGACCGACAACCTCGACGCGGGCGTCGAAGGGGCGGACGCCGTGCTGCTCCAACTCCGCGTCGGCGGCCAGGCGGCCCGCGAGCAGGACGAGACGTGGCCCCTGGAGTGCGGCTGCGTGGGCCAGGAGACCACGGGCGCGGGCGGCCTGGCCAAGGCCCTGCGCACGGTCCCGGTCGTCCTGGACATCGCCGAACGGGTCCGCCGTACCAACCCGGACGCCTGGATCATCGACTTCACCAACCCGGTCGGCATCGTCACCCGCGCCCTGCTCCAGGCCGGCCACAAGGCGGTCGGTCTGTGCAACGTGGCGATCGGCCTCCAGCGGAAGTTCGCGGCGCTGCTCGGCATGGAGCCCCGGGATGTCCACCTGGACCACATCGGCCTCAACCACCTCACCTGGGAGACGGGCGTACGCCTGGGCGGCCCGGAGGGCGAGGACGTCCTCCCCGAACTCCTGTCCGACCACGGCGACAAGATCGCCGCTGACCTGCACCTCCCCCGCCCCCTCCTCGACCACCTGGGAGTGGTCCCGTCCTACTACCTGCGCTACTACTACGCGCACGACGAGGTCGTACGGGAACTGCGCACGAAGCCCTCCCGGGCGGCCGAAGTGGCCGCGATGGAACGCCGGTTGCTGGAGATGTACGCGGACCCGGCCCTCGACTCGAAGCCGGACCTCCTCGCCAAGCGGGGCGGCGCCTACTACTCGGAGGCGGCGGTGGACCTGGCAGCCGGGCTCCTGGGCGGAGGCGGGAGCCCCTACCAGGTCGTCAACACGTACAACCGGGGCACGCTCCCCTTCCTCCCCTCCGACGCGGTGATCGAGGTACAGGCGGCGGTGGGCGGGAAGGGCGCGACACCGCTGCCCGTGCCGACGGTGGACCCGCTGTACGCGGGCCTGATGGCGAGCGTGACGACGTACGAGGACCTGGCCCTGGAGGCCGCCCTGCGCGGCGGCCGCGAGCGGGTCTTCCGAGCCCTCCTCGCCCACCCCCTCATCGCCCAGTACGAGTACGCCGAATCGCTCACCGACCGACTGATCGCACACAACCGGGAGCATCTCGCGTGGGCCTGA
- a CDS encoding ABC transporter substrate-binding protein, whose product MPGMSRRAAVALAASASIALLATACTGQSDSNASDDASQETTLNFWHAWSAPAEVKAVKSLVAGFEKAHPNIHVNVVGNMTDDKINQALRAGGDKAPDVISSFTTNNVGKFCTSGALIDLNPFFEKSGVDPEKTFPKAMNEYTQFDGNRCSVPLLGDAYGLYYNKTAFEKAGIDSPPKTWSEFEADAKKLTISDGDSYKQLGFMPNYHGWETTTEHYLGQFSPTYFDSSGKSNVAKDPAFKAGFTLQKKLVDELGGYKRLEKYRSTLGDEWGPKHPFHTGQVAMQLDGEWRLGMALDAKPDFEIGVAPLPVPDDQADQYGKGYITGTIAGIAATSKKQNAAWELVKYMTTDTDAVVGFSNAIHNVPSTLAALKSPKLKYDPRFKTFLEIAANPNSTTTPASVNGGVYLATIQEFGYAYESGKVKDLKAGLAATAKQIDTDIAQAK is encoded by the coding sequence ATGCCCGGAATGTCCCGTAGAGCGGCTGTCGCGCTCGCCGCCTCCGCCTCGATCGCCCTCCTCGCCACCGCCTGCACCGGCCAGTCCGACTCCAACGCGAGCGACGACGCCTCCCAGGAGACGACCCTCAACTTCTGGCACGCCTGGAGCGCGCCCGCCGAGGTGAAGGCAGTGAAGTCGCTGGTCGCCGGCTTCGAGAAGGCCCACCCCAACATCCACGTGAACGTCGTCGGCAACATGACCGACGACAAGATCAACCAGGCGCTGCGGGCGGGTGGCGACAAGGCGCCCGACGTGATCTCCTCCTTCACCACCAACAACGTGGGCAAGTTCTGCACCTCCGGTGCCCTGATCGACCTCAACCCCTTCTTCGAGAAGTCGGGCGTCGACCCGGAGAAGACCTTCCCGAAGGCGATGAACGAGTACACCCAGTTCGACGGGAACCGGTGCAGCGTCCCGCTGCTGGGCGACGCCTACGGCCTCTACTACAACAAGACGGCATTCGAGAAGGCGGGCATCGACAGCCCGCCGAAGACCTGGTCCGAATTCGAGGCCGACGCCAAGAAGTTGACGATCTCCGACGGTGACAGTTACAAGCAGCTCGGCTTCATGCCGAACTACCACGGCTGGGAGACGACCACCGAGCACTACCTCGGTCAGTTCTCCCCGACCTATTTCGACTCCAGCGGCAAGTCGAACGTCGCCAAGGACCCCGCATTCAAGGCCGGTTTCACCCTCCAGAAGAAGCTCGTCGACGAACTCGGCGGCTACAAGCGGCTGGAGAAGTACCGCTCCACACTCGGGGACGAATGGGGCCCGAAGCACCCCTTCCACACCGGCCAGGTGGCCATGCAGCTCGACGGCGAATGGCGCCTGGGCATGGCCCTGGACGCCAAGCCGGACTTCGAGATCGGCGTCGCCCCGCTGCCCGTCCCCGACGACCAGGCCGACCAGTACGGCAAGGGCTACATCACCGGGACCATCGCCGGCATCGCCGCCACCAGCAAGAAGCAGAACGCGGCCTGGGAGCTGGTGAAGTACATGACCACGGACACGGACGCGGTGGTGGGCTTCTCCAACGCCATCCACAATGTGCCGTCCACGCTCGCGGCCCTGAAATCCCCGAAGCTGAAGTACGACCCGCGCTTCAAGACGTTCCTGGAGATCGCGGCGAACCCGAACTCCACGACCACTCCCGCCTCCGTCAACGGCGGCGTGTACCTCGCAACGATCCAGGAGTTCGGGTACGCCTACGAGAGCGGCAAGGTCAAGGACCTCAAGGCCGGCCTGGCGGCCACGGCCAAGCAGATCGACACGGATATCGCACAGGCGAAGTAA